The following coding sequences are from one Tissierellales bacterium window:
- the rph gene encoding ribonuclease PH codes for MVRIDNRSFDELRKINIKRNYLKHPQGSTLIEMGDTKVICTAMIDERVPRFLKGTNQGWVTAEYSMLPGSTANRKIRAASRGKVEGRTQEIQRLIGRVLRTVVNLNIIGERTIWIDCDVIQADGGTRTASITGAYVALVDALYYLYNKREISSMPVLNFVSAISVGIVEGEALLDLCYEEDFNAEVDMNIVMTDSDEFVEIQGTGEEKAFSREQLNELLYLGEIGNKQLIKKQKEVLGDLAYLIEKKTKDEGEY; via the coding sequence ATGGTGAGAATTGACAATAGAAGTTTTGATGAATTAAGGAAGATAAATATTAAAAGAAATTATTTAAAGCACCCTCAGGGTTCTACTCTTATAGAAATGGGGGATACTAAAGTTATATGTACAGCTATGATAGATGAAAGAGTACCCCGTTTCTTAAAAGGAACTAACCAAGGGTGGGTAACTGCAGAATATTCTATGCTTCCAGGTTCTACAGCGAATAGAAAAATTAGAGCCGCCTCTAGGGGAAAGGTGGAAGGAAGAACTCAAGAAATTCAAAGACTTATTGGTAGGGTATTAAGAACAGTTGTTAATTTGAATATAATAGGGGAGAGAACTATTTGGATAGACTGTGATGTTATACAAGCAGATGGAGGAACTAGGACTGCTTCTATAACCGGTGCTTATGTTGCCCTTGTAGATGCATTATATTATTTATATAATAAAAGGGAAATCTCTAGTATGCCAGTATTGAACTTTGTTTCAGCAATTAGTGTAGGCATTGTAGAAGGGGAAGCTTTATTAGATCTATGTTATGAAGAGGATTTTAATGCAGAAGTAGATATGAACATTGTTATGACAGATTCTGATGAATTTGTTGAGATACAAGGAACTGGTGAGGAAAAGGCTTTTTCTAGAGAACAGTTAAATGAGTTGTTATATTTAGGAGAGATAGGGAATAAACAACTTATAAAGAAACAAAAAGAAGTTTTAGGGGATTTAGCATATTTAATAGAAAAGAAAACAAAAGATGAAGGTGAATATTAA